One window of Prionailurus bengalensis isolate Pbe53 chromosome B1, Fcat_Pben_1.1_paternal_pri, whole genome shotgun sequence genomic DNA carries:
- the SPON2 gene encoding spondin-2 has protein sequence MGAPSQATTWGRALWALLLATLGSAASQPLGAESVCTARPLAKYSLTFTGKWSQTAFPKQYPLFRPPAQWSSLLGAAHSSDYSMWRKNQYVSDGLRDFAERGEAWALMRELEAAGEKLQSVHEVFSAPAVPSGTGHTSAELEAHARHSLVSFVVRIVPSPDWFVGVDSLDLCDGDRWREQVEVDLYPYDAGTDSGFTFSSPNFATIPQDTVTEITSSSPSHPANSFYYPRLKSLPPIARVTLVRLRQNPRTFVLPAPGPLGGGNEITDSLSGPETPLDCEVSLWSSWGLCGGPCGKLGAKSRTRYVRVQPANHGTPCPELEEEAECVPDNCV, from the exons AtgggagccccaagtcaggccaCCACCTGGGGCAGGGCCCTCTGGGCTCTCCTCCTGGCCACACTGGGGTCCGCGGCGAGCCAGCCGCTGGGGGCGGAGTCTGTCTGCACAGCCCGACCGCTGGCCAAGTACAGCCTCACCTTCACGGGCAAGTGGAGCCAGACAGCCTTCCCCAAGCAGTACCCCCTGTTCCGGCCCCCCGCACAGTGGTCGTCCCTGCTGG GGGCGGCGCACAGCTCGGACTACAGCATGTGGAGAAAGAACCAGTACGTGAGCGACGGGCTGAGGGACTTCGCCGAGCGGGGCGAGGCCTGGGCGCTGATGCGGGAGCTGGAGGCGGCGGGAGAGAAGCTGCAGAGCGTGCACGAGGTGTTCTCGGCGCCCGCCGTGCCCAGCGGCACCGGGCACACGTCCGCCGAGCTGGAGGCCCACGCCAGGCACTCGCTG gtTTCCTTCGTGGTCCGAATCGTGCCCAGCCCCGACTGGTTCGTGGGCGTGGACAGTCTGGACCTGTGTGACGGGGACCGCTGGAGGGAGCAGGTCGAGGTCGACCTGTACCCCTACGACGCTGGCACGGACAGCGGCTtcaccttctcctcccccaaCTTCGCCACCATCCCGCAGGACACGGTGACGGAG ATaacctcctcctctcccagccaCCCGGCAAACTCCTTCTATTACCCCCGGCTGAAGTCCCTGCCCCCCATCGCCAGAGTGACCCTGGTGCGACTCCGGCAGAACCCCAGGACCTTCGTGCTGCCCGCCCCAGGCCCGCTGGGCGGGGGCAATGAGATCACGGACAGCCTCTCAG GTCCAGAAACGCCGCTGGACTGCGAAGTCTCCTTGTGGTCGTCCTGGGGGCTGTGTGGGGGTCCCTGCGGGAAGCTGGGGGCCAAGAGCAGGACTCGCTACGTCCGTGTGCAGCCTGCCAACCACGGGACGCCCTGCCCcgagctggaggaggaggcggagTGTGTCCCCGACAACTGCGTCTGA